From Trichomycterus rosablanca isolate fTriRos1 chromosome 27, fTriRos1.hap1, whole genome shotgun sequence, a single genomic window includes:
- the ano9b gene encoding anoctamin-9, with protein MFRSKRRKDDIELQVRNKNGIDNATKPLLQPSISTSNSADRSFNCILVAHVVNDKKDQKFKKREAYIKELKSKNLKVTKIKHDDLVFYGVRAPEEIINKYKYLLKVSDSCNWSGEQEDCIQNTTRIRIVHFILHHTYIGTGERLRDLTRQNVFEVLFCLHERTQQEELKKKWANWMAIVNQKCVGQPINEIRKYFGEKVALYFLWLGWYTMLLVPAAIIGLVVFLYALAFFDSNPLIKEICESNVTMCPTCDKRCQVWKLSDTCFYAKLSHLFDNEGTVAFAMFMALWATLFLELWKRHRSHYVSKWKVFDWCEEEEELVLNIVNDPNCKPKEYKHSYFHSTLVLLLVTLVLVVIIGLTHALVISRVVSAMLLSESEWKFVSDHANLLARILGAVLHYITMQIMTRVNRIVAFKLCEIEETRSFAATERNFTVKMFTFQFFTLFSSLIYVAFFLGRINGYPGNYVRIAGKWRLEECHPSGCLTDLFIQMAIILILKQTLSNIFEFVGPWFKVCWAGIWFKKELKKCGSCRSKCDKNNPYTELCDLCNLQDWLRNYNLINVHSFSLFNEFLEMVIQFSFTTIFVAACPLAPLFALINNIFEIRLDAIKMLRLERRLVPKKTNDIGVWTKVLEAVGVTAVIANGLVIGISSEFVPRLLYRYRFGPCANGTATDLQCMSGYTDYTLTTAYMSDINVRQDFTPSQMVTSTGLNVTECSYKDYRSNSDHTYTPQYWLILAARFAFVILFEHVVVICKFIIAWFVPDNPIKVKNSRLRDKLNRLKKEFWEQSARFDSMNTESVV; from the exons ATGTTTCGTTCCAAGAGGCGCAAG gatGACATTGAGCTGCAAGTGAGGAATAAGAACGGCATTGATAATGCCACCAAGCCCTTACTGCAGCCATCG atCAGCACCTCTAACAGTGCTGACCGATCATTTAATTGCATACTGGTCGCACATGTGGTCAATGATAAGAAAGATCAGAAATTTAAGAAGCGGGAGGCGTACATCAAAGAGCTCAAATCAAAAAACCTCAaagtgaca aaaataaaacatgacgatTTGGTGTTTTATGGTGTCCGTGCCCCTGAGGAAATAATTAACAAGTATAAGTACCTGCTAAAGGTGTCTGATTCTTGTAACTGGAGTGGAGAGCAGGAAGACTGTATACAAAACACAACCAG AATCAggattgtccattttatcctgCACCACACATATATTGGGACAGGAG AGCGCTTAAGAGATCTTACCAGGCAAAATGTGTTTGAGGTTTTGTTTTGCCTCCATGAG AGAACACAACAGGAAGAGCTGAAGAAGAAATGGGCCAACTGGATGGCCATAGTAAATCAAAAATGTGTGGGCCAACCTATTAATGAAATAAG GAAGTACTTTGGTGAGAAGGTAGCCTTGTATTTTCTGTGGCTGGGTTGGTACACTATGCTTCTGGTTCCTGCAGCCATTATCGGACTGGTGGTGTTTCTTTATGCCCTGGCTTTCTTCGATTCTAACCCGCTCAT AAAGGAAATTTGTGAGTCCAATGTCACTATGTGCCCAACATGTGACAAGAGGTGCCAAGTGTGGAAACTGTCCGACACATGTTTTTATGCAAAG CTGAGCCATCTATTTGACAATGAAGGAACTGTGGCCTTCGCAATGTTCATGGCTCTGTGGG CTACGCTGTTCCTGGAGCTGTGGAAAAGGCATCGATCGCATTATGTCAGCAAGTGGAAGGTGTTTGACTGGTGTGAGGAGGAG GAGGAACTGGTCCTGAATATCGTGAATGACCCCAACTGTAAACCCAAAGAGTACAAACACTCATACTTCCACAGTACTCTGGTTCTCCTGCTGGTCACTCTAGTG CTGGTGGTGATCATTGGCCTGACTCATGCGCTGGTGATCTCTCGGGTGGTGTCTGCCATGCTCCTGTCAGAAAGTGAATGGAAATTTGTAAGTGACCACGCCAACCTGCTGGCAAGGATCTTGGGAGCAGTGCTGCATTACATCACTATGCAGATTATGACACGG GTGAACAGAATTGTGGCTTTCAAGCTGTGTGAAATTG AAGAGACTCGCTCATTTGCAGCCACTGAGAGGAATTTTACGGTGAAGATGTTCACCTTCCAGTTCTTCACTCTCTTCTCCTCACTCATCTATGTGGCGTTCTTCCTGGGAAG GATAAACGGATACCCAGGCAACTATGTGCGAATAGCAGGAAAATGGAGATTGGAGGAG TGCCACCCCAGCGGCTGCCTCACTGACCTCTTCATCCAAATGGCCATCATTCTTATTCTCAAGCAAACCCTCAGCAACATCTTTGAATTTGTTGGCCC ttGGTTTAAGGTTTGTTGGGCAGGAATATGGTTTAAAAAAGAGCTGAAGAAATGTGGGAGCTGCAGGAGCAAATGTGACAAAAACAACCCATACACTGAGCTTTGCGACTTATGCAATCTGCAGGACTGGCTGAGGAACTACAATCTGATCAACGTTCACAGCTTTAGTCTGTTTAATGAGTTTTTAGAAATGG TAATTCAGTTCAGTTTTACCACGATCTTTGTGGCTGCTTGTCCCCTGGCTCCTTTATTTGCTCTCATCAACAACATATTTGAAATCCGACTCGATGCCATTAAAATGTTGCGCCTGGAGCGCCGCCTAGTGCCAAAGAAAACTAACGATATCG GTGTGTGGACCAAAGTGTTGGAGGCAGTTGGGGTGACGGCGGTCATTGCTAATGGACTGGTCATTGGCATCTCGTCTGAATTTGTCCCCCGTCTGCTTTATCGCTATCGTTTTGGCCCATGTGCCAACGGGACAGCTACAGACCTGCA GTGCATGTCCGGCTACACTGACTACACACTCACCACAGCGTACATGTCAGATATAAACGTACGGCAGGACTTCACGCCTTCTCAGATGGTAACATCGACTGGGCTCAACGTCACTGAGTGCAG CTACAAGGACTACCGCAGCAATTCTGACCACACTTACACCCCACAGTACTGGCTTATACTAGCAGCTCGCTTTGCCTTTGTCATCTTATTTGAG CACGTTGTGGTGATATGCAAGTTCATCATTGCCTGGTTCGTGCCTGACAATCCCATTAAAGTGAAAAACAGCAGGTTACGTGACAAActgaacaggctaaaaaaggaaTTTTG GGAACAGAGTGCAAGATTTGACAGTATGAACACAGAGTCAGTTGTCTAA